From the genome of Gracilibacillus salitolerans, one region includes:
- a CDS encoding helix-turn-helix domain-containing protein, which translates to MIGTNINRIRKRRNLTLSELAERADVSKSYLSNIEHNLNDNPSIQIVEKLAEVLNVEVVTLLGEEDQILLKDNEWNDFINNLKAIGITKLDFDQYRIVFEFIKWKNQQDEQK; encoded by the coding sequence ATGATAGGGACAAATATAAATAGAATCAGAAAAAGAAGAAATTTAACTTTATCTGAATTGGCGGAAAGAGCAGATGTGTCAAAATCTTATTTAAGTAATATTGAACACAATTTAAATGATAACCCTTCCATACAAATCGTTGAAAAACTAGCAGAAGTGTTAAATGTGGAAGTGGTGACACTATTAGGAGAAGAAGATCAAATTTTGCTAAAGGATAATGAATGGAACGATTTTATAAATAATCTAAAAGCGATAGGGATAACTAAACTAGACTTTGATCAATATCGAATTGTCTTTGAATTTATTAAATGGAAGAACCAACAAGATGAACAGAAGTAA
- a CDS encoding glycosyltransferase family 1 protein, whose product MESALRILHVVESMNQSEVGTMIMNVYRNLDRSKVQFDFLTNEEGDYDGEIHQLGGFIYRIPSINEAGMRDYQKALRQFFKGHRFYIVMHSHIDQMSVFPLKAAKRTGIPVRVAHSHNTKDNATGMIKILKEIAGSLIPIYATDFFASSPEAADWLFKRKAKQVEMMFKGIEIDRFYYSRSLREQGRQELNITDNEFVIGHIGRFAPQKNYDYLIELFVGFRRRIPQSKLVLIGDGPLRAQIEGKIKQYRVQDYVIFLGAKPDTEKWMQVFDLFIFPSLHEGLPLTLVEAQGAGLPIIASDSISKEVDLGAGLVQFIPLDNKNKWLEAMYEAYDHTYRNPIEPEILFKKGYDVKQVAQQTEQKYLQLRDEGI is encoded by the coding sequence GTGGAAAGTGCATTAAGAATTTTACATGTTGTGGAAAGTATGAACCAAAGTGAGGTAGGAACGATGATTATGAACGTTTACCGTAATTTGGATCGAAGCAAAGTCCAATTTGATTTTTTAACAAATGAAGAAGGAGATTATGATGGGGAAATACATCAATTGGGTGGTTTTATATATCGCATTCCATCCATAAATGAAGCTGGAATGAGAGATTATCAAAAAGCATTACGTCAATTTTTTAAAGGGCATCGGTTTTACATAGTAATGCATTCGCATATAGATCAAATGAGTGTCTTTCCTTTAAAAGCAGCGAAAAGAACAGGGATACCTGTAAGAGTAGCTCATAGTCATAACACAAAGGATAATGCAACAGGAATGATAAAGATATTAAAAGAGATTGCCGGCTCATTGATTCCGATTTATGCTACGGATTTTTTTGCTTCTTCCCCTGAAGCAGCAGATTGGTTATTCAAGAGAAAAGCCAAGCAAGTAGAAATGATGTTTAAAGGCATCGAAATAGATCGATTTTACTATTCTCGTTCATTGAGAGAACAAGGAAGACAGGAACTCAACATAACCGATAATGAATTTGTCATCGGTCATATTGGTAGATTTGCCCCGCAAAAAAATTATGACTATTTAATAGAGTTATTTGTTGGATTTCGCAGGAGAATTCCGCAATCGAAATTAGTATTAATCGGAGATGGCCCATTAAGAGCGCAAATCGAAGGGAAAATAAAGCAATATCGTGTACAAGACTATGTTATTTTTCTAGGGGCGAAACCAGATACAGAGAAGTGGATGCAAGTTTTTGATCTGTTTATATTCCCGTCCTTACATGAAGGCTTACCGCTAACCTTAGTAGAAGCACAAGGCGCAGGTTTACCCATTATTGCCTCTGACTCTATATCCAAAGAAGTTGATTTAGGAGCGGGACTCGTTCAATTCATCCCCTTAGATAATAAAAATAAATGGTTAGAAGCTATGTATGAAGCTTATGATCATACATATCGAAATCCTATTGAACCCGAAATATTATTTAAAAAAGGCTACGATGTTAAGCAAGTAGCTCAGCAAACAGAGCAAAAGTATCTACAGCTCAGAGATGAAGGCATATGA